In Lolium rigidum isolate FL_2022 unplaced genomic scaffold, APGP_CSIRO_Lrig_0.1 contig_70744_1, whole genome shotgun sequence, a genomic segment contains:
- the LOC124682213 gene encoding uncharacterized protein LOC124682213, which yields MTRLPPAVAATPGEKERVDSTSSRKSTPDACFSIQLAASRPTVTRARTPHGVTKSAWKPLTQPAVLSEELKRASPPATNPTAKRSRVTSSQAAKDSASKSNRNVRSGKNNRNEECASQGDQLDGPVIPSLPKKLQSGKSSSDVVSKMNPTIRSQGAKLAAPVLTREPETETGKDSASVVPLLARQLQFGTPKTSEVNRSVAPAIAEATSSGASQVNHSVAPATTDAIVRERRQANQLVTPVYPEAVGNRPRQINHSFVPVLPEAVGNRTRQINHSVAPVFPEADSNRTRQINRSFAPAFPDHSFAPVFPGHSFAPVIGEAIGDRTRQVNQFVAPVSTEAIDNRTRQVNQLRAPVVTLPRQHLQTNNQQRFTRMPLPTSQASVPAGATGPVVVPKLEIGNMNDPPKVPPHPAYRRALLIRQQEQLLEQFKLANSQSELHIKGPALFEDDDVPEPEPLGTRCALCKIDLAFRTQGAAAHDPLAPPVVAVLACHHTFHSSCIEDVYGLAEPSECIACLDSETAH from the exons ATGACACGGTTACCTCCCGCAGTTGCTGCTACACCTGGTGAAAAGGAAAGAGTCGATAGCACAAGCAGCCGCAAAAGTACTCCAGATGCTTGCTTTAGCATTCAGTTAGCTGCATCACGACCCACTGTAACCCGTGCTCGAACCCCTCATGGAGTGACTAAATCTGCTTGGAAGCCTCTTACTCAGCCTGCTGTTCTGAGTGAAGAGCTGAAACGGGCAAGCCCTCCTGCAACCAACCCTACTGCCAAGCGGTCCAGAGTTACTTCCTCACAGGCTGCTAAAGATTCAGCTTCAAAAAGTAATAGAAATGTTCGCAGTG GTAAGAACAACAGAAATGAAGAATGCGCTAGTCAGGGTGACCAGTTGGACGGGCCTGTCATCCCATCTCTACCAAAGAAACTGCAAAGTGGCAAGAGCTCTTCTGATGTAGTTTCAAAAATGAATCCTACTATCAGAAGCCAGGGTGCTAAATTAGCTGCTCCAGTGCTTACGAGGGAGCCAGAAACTGAAACTGGAAAGGATTCTGCCAGTGTTGTTCCATTGCTTGCACGCCAGCTGCAATTTGGGACTCCGAAGACCAGCGAAGTCAATCGGTCGGTTGCTCCAGCCATTGCAGAAGCTACTTCCAGTGGAGCAAGCCAAGTCAATCACTCAGTTGCTCCAGCCACCACAGATGCTATTGTCAGAGAAAGAAGGCAAGCCAATCAGTTGGTTACTCCAGTTTATCCTGAAGCCGTTGGCAACAGACCACGGCAGATCAATCATTCGTTTGTTCCAGTTTTACCTGAAGCCGTTGGCAACAGAACACGGCAGATCAATCATTCGGTTGCTCCAGTTTTTCCTGAAGCTGATAGCAACAGAACACGGCAGATCAATCGTTCGTTTGCTCCAGCTTTTCCTGATCATTCGTTTGCTCCAGTTTTTCCCGGTCATTCGTTTGCTCCAGTCATTGGAGAAGCTATTGGCGACAGAACACGCCAAGTCAACCAGTTTGTTGCTCCAGTCAGTACAGAAGCTATTGACAACAGAACGCGACAGGTCAATCAGTTACGTGCACCTGTTGTAACACTGCCCAGACAACACTTGCAAACAAATAATCAACAGAGGTTTACCAGGATGCCTCTGCCCACAAGCCAGGCCAGTGTGCCTGCTGGTGCGACAGGCCCAGTAGTCGTACCAAAGCTAGAAATCGGGAATATGAATGACCCCCCCAAAGTTCCCCCACATCCTGCTTACAGGAGGGCGTTGTTAATCAGGCAGCAGGAGCAGCTGCTGGAGCAATTTAAGTTGGCGAATTCACAATCGGAACTTCACATCAAGGGTCCTG CTCTATTTGAGGATGACGATGTGCCAGAGCCGGAGCCACTGGGAACAAGGTGTGCGCTCTGCAAGATCGACCTCGCTTTCCGGACACAGGGGGCTGCGGCTCATGATCCTTTGGCTCCCCCAGTGGTGGCGGTCCTGGCATGCCACCATACGTTCCACAGCAGCTGCATCGAGGATGTCTACGGCCTCGCCGAGCCTTCAGAGTGTATTGCATGTCTTGATTCTGAGACAGCGCACTGA